One region of Microbacterium sp. M28 genomic DNA includes:
- a CDS encoding ATP-binding protein — protein MTGERTSRRGRLRVLLGAAPGVGKTFEMLSEGNRLREDGLDVVIAVVETHGRSATAAQAAGLPLVPRRVEQHRGVELTEMDAAAVLARAPQIALVDELAHTNAPGSRNPKRWQDVDELLDAGIDVITTVNVQHIESLNAVVEKITGVAQQETIPDAVVRGADEIEVVDLAPQTLRDRLSAGLVYPAERIDAALSNYFRLGNLTALRELALLWLADEVDSALRTYRAEQGIEGSWQARERVVVALTGGAEGETLLRRGARIAARSAGGELLAVHVSAQDGLRRELPGALAAQRTLVESLGGSYHQIVSDDVPEALVEFAHTVDATQLVIGVSRRGRLAAALTGPSVGTEVIRRSGDIDVHIVTHAAAGGRTALPRITGGALGWRRQVLGFAVALIGGPLLSWLLFSLRSPESITSEVLAYQLLVVIVALIGGIRPAVFAAVLSGITLDVLFVAPLYTVTIAHPLHAVALLLYVTIAILVSIIVDQAARRARDANRATAEAELLASVAGNVLRGDSAALALVSRTREAFGLSGVRLVAGNGDVIARDGEPLRDGRSTTYPVGTGANGEPRATLELHGGPLDAPSRRLLDVIIAQLTAAIEHTDLSATAREAEALAETDQVRSALLSAVSHDLRRPLASAVAAIGGLRGAGSLSAEDRAELLATADESLATLTSLVTDLLDVSRVQAGVLAVSTTPVDAGGSILAALDELSLGPSDVELALDPALPPLRADPVLLQRVLVNLLANALRHSPEGERVLVSTSRLGGTAEIRVVDRGAGVSHERQGTMFEPFQRLGDTDNSTGLGLGLALSRGFTEGMGGTLSPEDTPGGGLTMVVSLPLADGEPEPGGTAG, from the coding sequence ATGACCGGAGAGCGCACGTCGCGCCGGGGCCGCCTCCGAGTCCTCCTCGGGGCGGCCCCCGGTGTGGGCAAGACCTTCGAGATGCTCTCGGAGGGCAATCGCCTGCGCGAGGACGGGCTCGACGTGGTCATCGCGGTCGTCGAGACCCACGGCCGCAGCGCCACCGCCGCTCAGGCGGCCGGGCTGCCGCTGGTCCCGCGTCGCGTCGAGCAGCATCGCGGCGTCGAGCTCACCGAGATGGATGCGGCCGCCGTGCTCGCCCGGGCGCCGCAGATCGCGCTGGTCGACGAGCTCGCGCATACGAACGCGCCAGGGTCGCGCAATCCGAAGCGCTGGCAGGACGTGGACGAGCTGCTGGATGCCGGCATCGACGTCATCACGACCGTCAACGTGCAGCACATCGAATCGCTCAACGCCGTCGTCGAGAAGATCACCGGGGTCGCTCAACAGGAGACGATCCCGGATGCGGTGGTGCGCGGTGCCGACGAGATCGAGGTCGTCGACCTCGCCCCGCAGACCCTGCGCGACCGCCTGTCGGCCGGCCTGGTGTACCCCGCGGAGCGGATCGATGCGGCGCTGTCGAACTACTTCCGCCTCGGCAACCTCACCGCGCTGCGCGAGCTGGCGCTGCTGTGGCTCGCGGATGAGGTGGACAGCGCCCTGCGCACTTACCGCGCCGAGCAGGGGATCGAGGGCAGCTGGCAGGCCCGCGAACGGGTCGTCGTGGCACTCACGGGCGGAGCGGAGGGCGAGACGCTCCTGCGGCGCGGCGCCCGGATCGCCGCGCGGTCGGCCGGTGGCGAACTGCTCGCCGTGCATGTCTCCGCACAGGACGGGCTCCGTCGCGAGCTGCCCGGCGCTCTCGCGGCCCAGCGGACGCTGGTGGAGTCGCTGGGCGGGAGCTATCACCAGATCGTCTCCGACGACGTCCCCGAGGCGCTGGTGGAGTTCGCCCACACGGTGGACGCCACCCAGCTCGTCATCGGGGTCAGTCGTCGAGGACGACTGGCCGCCGCGCTGACCGGTCCGAGCGTCGGGACCGAGGTCATCCGCCGCTCCGGCGACATCGATGTGCACATCGTCACGCACGCCGCGGCGGGTGGACGGACCGCACTCCCCCGGATCACCGGAGGCGCGCTGGGCTGGCGTCGCCAGGTGCTCGGCTTCGCCGTGGCGCTGATCGGCGGGCCGCTGCTGTCGTGGCTGCTGTTCTCGCTGCGCAGTCCCGAATCGATCACGTCCGAGGTGCTCGCGTATCAGCTGCTCGTCGTGATCGTCGCCCTGATCGGCGGCATCCGTCCCGCGGTCTTCGCCGCAGTGCTGTCCGGGATCACGCTCGATGTCCTGTTCGTCGCGCCGCTGTACACCGTGACGATCGCGCATCCGCTGCACGCGGTCGCCCTGCTGCTGTACGTCACGATCGCGATCCTGGTGAGCATCATCGTGGACCAGGCGGCCCGTCGCGCCCGTGATGCGAATCGCGCCACCGCCGAGGCAGAGCTGCTCGCCTCGGTGGCGGGCAACGTGCTGCGCGGCGACAGCGCGGCACTCGCCCTGGTGTCGCGCACCCGCGAAGCGTTCGGGTTGAGCGGTGTGCGCCTGGTGGCAGGCAACGGAGACGTCATCGCGCGGGACGGCGAACCGCTGCGCGACGGACGATCGACGACCTATCCGGTCGGCACGGGCGCCAACGGCGAGCCCCGCGCCACACTGGAGCTGCACGGCGGCCCGCTGGATGCGCCGTCGCGGCGCCTGCTCGACGTCATCATCGCGCAGCTCACCGCCGCCATCGAGCACACCGACCTCAGCGCGACAGCGCGCGAAGCCGAAGCGCTGGCCGAGACCGACCAGGTGCGCAGCGCCCTGCTGTCGGCCGTGAGCCACGATCTCCGGCGCCCGCTGGCCTCTGCCGTCGCCGCGATCGGCGGTCTGCGCGGGGCCGGATCGCTGTCGGCCGAGGACCGGGCCGAGCTGCTCGCGACGGCGGACGAGAGCCTGGCGACGCTGACCTCGCTCGTCACCGACCTGCTGGATGTGAGCCGCGTGCAGGCCGGAGTGCTGGCGGTGTCGACGACGCCGGTTGACGCCGGCGGCAGCATCCTCGCCGCACTGGACGAGCTGTCGCTCGGCCCCTCGGATGTCGAGCTGGCCCTCGATCCCGCGCTTCCCCCGCTGCGCGCGGACCCCGTGCTGCTGCAGCGGGTCCTGGTCAACCTGCTCGCGAACGCGCTCCGTCACTCTCCCGAAGGCGAGCGGGTGCTGGTGTCGACGAGCCGACTGGGAGGGACCGCGGAGATCCGCGTGGTCGACCGAGGCGCCGGTGTCTCGCACGAACGCCAGGGGACGATGTTCGAGCCGTTCCAGCGGCTCGGCGATACGGACAACTCCACGGGGCTCGGCCTCGGGCTCGCCCTGTCCCGCGGATTCACCGAGGGGATGGGCGGTACCCTGAGCCCCGAGGACACCCCGGGTGGCGGACTGACGATGGTCGTCTCGCTCCCCCTCGCCGACGGGGAGCCCGAGCCAGGAGGAACCGCCGGATGA
- a CDS encoding response regulator has protein sequence MKLLIADDDPQMVRALRITLAAHGYDVVAAPDGAAAITMAAQTHPDIVLLDLGMPRMDGIEVIQALRGWTTVPIIVVSGRTGSADKVDALDAGADDYVTKPFQVDELLARLRALSRRTTSSTGESMVSFGDVLVDLSTRTVTRGGDRVHLTPTEWRMLEHLSRHPGALVTRQELLKEIWGSEQVADSGYLRLYMSQLRKKLEHEPSAPAHLLTESGMGYRLVL, from the coding sequence ATGAAGCTGCTCATCGCCGACGACGATCCGCAGATGGTGCGGGCGCTGCGCATCACGCTGGCCGCACACGGCTACGATGTGGTCGCCGCGCCGGATGGCGCCGCGGCGATCACCATGGCCGCGCAGACGCATCCCGACATCGTCCTCCTCGACCTCGGGATGCCGAGGATGGACGGCATCGAGGTGATCCAGGCGCTGCGCGGATGGACGACCGTGCCGATCATCGTCGTCTCCGGGCGCACCGGTTCCGCCGACAAGGTCGACGCTCTGGATGCCGGCGCCGACGACTACGTCACCAAGCCGTTCCAGGTGGATGAACTGCTCGCGCGTCTGCGCGCCCTGTCCCGCCGGACGACATCATCCACGGGCGAGTCGATGGTCTCGTTCGGGGACGTCCTGGTGGATCTGTCGACGCGTACCGTGACCCGAGGCGGTGATCGGGTGCATCTGACTCCGACCGAATGGCGGATGCTGGAGCATCTGTCCCGGCATCCGGGTGCACTGGTCACCCGACAGGAGCTGTTGAAGGAGATCTGGGGAAGCGAACAGGTCGCCGACTCCGGGTATCTCCGGCTGTACATGTCGCAGCTGCGCAAGAAGCTCGAGCACGAGCCGAGCGCGCCCGCGCACCTGCTCACCGAGTCGGGCATGGGCTACCGCCTGGTCCTGTGA
- a CDS encoding GNAT family N-acetyltransferase, with protein sequence MTDDAWPVRTARLEIRRARPDDLDGIWAYRSLPEVNQWLGRIPGSLETFRERMQDPERLSTLFVISPASHGDAEPVIIGDVMVRISDGWAQQEVADQAVGVEAELGWVLAPAFTGRGYATEAIRAVIDVCFGSLGLRRIHAGCFAANESSWRLMERLGMRREEFSRRTALHRSGEWMDGMNYGLLAEEWTA encoded by the coding sequence ATGACCGATGACGCCTGGCCGGTTCGCACCGCTCGACTGGAGATCCGGCGTGCGAGGCCGGACGACCTGGACGGGATCTGGGCCTACCGCTCCCTCCCGGAAGTGAACCAGTGGCTCGGCCGCATTCCGGGGTCGCTCGAGACCTTCCGCGAGCGGATGCAGGATCCCGAGCGGCTCTCGACCCTCTTCGTGATCTCGCCCGCTTCCCACGGAGATGCCGAGCCGGTGATCATCGGAGACGTGATGGTCCGCATCTCCGACGGCTGGGCGCAGCAGGAGGTCGCGGATCAGGCGGTCGGCGTCGAGGCCGAGCTCGGCTGGGTGCTGGCGCCCGCGTTCACCGGCCGCGGGTACGCGACGGAGGCGATCCGCGCGGTGATCGACGTCTGCTTCGGGTCTCTCGGCCTGCGCCGCATTCACGCCGGATGCTTCGCCGCCAACGAATCGTCCTGGCGGCTCATGGAGCGACTGGGCATGCGGCGCGAGGAGTTCAGCCGCAGGACCGCACTGCACCGTTCGGGCGAGTGGATGGACGGCATGAACTACGGCCTCCTCGCGGAGGAGTGGACCGCGTAG
- a CDS encoding iron ABC transporter permease, which produces MTVTETRGTPVEADAAADQRAARLGPVAALLALTALLLLVSLWHLTQGTSGAIFADETVLWGSRIPRLAAGITVGIALGVAGTLLQSLSRNSLASPDTLGVTAGSYLAVTVVAAFGIAVPIWASGTVAFAGGLVGAVIVLGLAGGAASSTTRLVLAGSALAMAFQAGTSTLLILFSEETKGLLAWGSGSLTQLNLDAFLQAAPVVVLVLAVAILMGRRFDVLALGDDTASSLGVPIRSTRAAGILFAVALTAISVTLAGPLGFVGLCAPVLARLLTRVIPGLARHVILLPASGLIGALVVVLSDAVLRALLGAEAAISIPTGVATTLLGAIILVLMARRLRDAGPTREPPKVRFGVRSSSRFGVVLGLSVIGVVGIAVAGLLLGTSLLRTGDVALWLQGDAPPQIAFALSERAPRITAAICAGAALALSGTLIQAVSRNPLADPGILGVTGGAGLGAVIVVTSAVASTAGMISAAVVGALLAFALVYLLAWRRGLNADRFILIGIGVSYGAMALTTFVLLRANPWDTPKIYTWLSGTTYGRVWEQIIPIAVVLLIALPLAFALRREEDVLALDEDTPRLVGIGLERTRLVLLVTAAVLAALSVTAVGVIGFVGLVAPHAARALVGARHSRVIPVSVLLGALLVGAADTIGRTIIAPEQLPAGLVVALLGAPYFVWLLWRSRDA; this is translated from the coding sequence GTGACCGTCACCGAGACGCGCGGCACGCCGGTCGAGGCGGATGCCGCGGCCGATCAGCGCGCCGCGCGCCTCGGGCCCGTGGCGGCGCTGCTGGCACTGACGGCTCTGCTCCTGCTGGTGTCGTTGTGGCACCTGACCCAGGGCACCAGTGGGGCGATCTTCGCGGATGAGACCGTGCTGTGGGGGTCGCGCATCCCGCGGCTGGCCGCCGGCATCACGGTCGGCATCGCGCTGGGCGTGGCGGGAACCCTGCTGCAGTCGCTCTCGCGCAACTCGCTCGCCTCGCCGGACACTCTCGGCGTGACCGCCGGATCGTATCTGGCCGTCACCGTCGTCGCCGCCTTCGGGATCGCGGTGCCGATCTGGGCGTCCGGAACGGTGGCGTTCGCCGGCGGACTCGTCGGCGCGGTGATCGTGCTCGGTCTCGCCGGAGGCGCGGCCTCGTCCACGACCCGCCTCGTACTCGCCGGTTCGGCGCTGGCGATGGCGTTCCAGGCCGGCACGTCGACGCTGCTCATCCTCTTCTCCGAAGAGACCAAGGGTCTGCTCGCCTGGGGCAGCGGCTCGCTGACCCAGCTCAATCTGGATGCCTTCCTGCAGGCCGCACCGGTCGTGGTGCTCGTGCTCGCAGTCGCCATTCTGATGGGTCGCCGGTTCGACGTCCTCGCGCTCGGCGACGACACGGCATCGTCGCTGGGCGTCCCGATCCGCTCGACGCGCGCCGCCGGCATCCTGTTCGCCGTCGCGCTGACCGCGATCTCGGTGACGCTCGCCGGTCCGCTCGGGTTCGTGGGTCTGTGCGCCCCGGTACTCGCGCGCCTGCTCACCCGGGTCATCCCCGGCCTCGCGCGCCACGTGATCCTGCTCCCCGCCTCTGGCCTGATCGGCGCACTCGTCGTCGTCCTCTCGGATGCCGTGCTACGCGCGCTGCTCGGAGCGGAGGCTGCCATCAGCATCCCGACCGGCGTCGCGACGACGCTGCTCGGTGCGATCATCCTCGTGCTCATGGCACGGCGGCTGCGGGATGCCGGGCCCACCAGGGAACCGCCGAAAGTACGTTTCGGCGTCCGGAGCAGCTCGCGTTTCGGGGTGGTCCTCGGGCTCTCCGTGATCGGTGTCGTCGGGATCGCGGTCGCCGGGCTGCTGCTCGGCACGAGCCTGCTGCGCACCGGTGACGTCGCGCTGTGGCTGCAGGGCGATGCCCCGCCGCAGATCGCGTTCGCCCTGTCGGAGCGCGCGCCGCGCATCACGGCGGCCATCTGCGCCGGTGCGGCTCTCGCGCTGTCCGGCACGCTGATCCAGGCCGTCAGCCGCAACCCGCTGGCCGACCCCGGCATCCTCGGCGTGACCGGCGGCGCGGGACTCGGTGCCGTGATCGTCGTCACGAGCGCCGTCGCGTCGACCGCCGGCATGATCTCGGCCGCCGTCGTGGGTGCGCTGCTGGCGTTCGCGCTCGTCTACCTGCTCGCGTGGCGGCGAGGGCTCAACGCCGATCGGTTCATCCTCATCGGCATCGGCGTCTCGTACGGAGCCATGGCGCTCACGACTTTCGTGCTGCTGCGCGCGAACCCGTGGGACACGCCCAAGATCTACACCTGGCTGTCCGGGACGACCTATGGGCGCGTGTGGGAGCAGATCATCCCGATCGCCGTCGTGCTGCTGATCGCGCTGCCGCTGGCCTTCGCACTCCGGCGTGAAGAGGATGTGCTCGCGCTCGACGAGGACACTCCGCGCCTGGTGGGCATCGGCCTCGAGCGCACCCGGCTGGTGCTGCTTGTCACCGCCGCGGTCCTGGCGGCGCTGAGCGTCACGGCGGTCGGCGTGATCGGTTTCGTCGGACTCGTCGCGCCGCACGCCGCGCGTGCGCTGGTCGGGGCGCGGCACTCGCGGGTGATCCCGGTGTCCGTGCTGCTCGGCGCGCTGCTCGTCGGCGCCGCCGACACGATCGGTCGGACGATCATCGCCCCGGAGCAGTTGCCCGCCGGGCTCGTCGTCGCTCTGCTCGGCGCCCCCTACTTCGTCTGGCTGCTCTGGCGATCCCGCGACGCGTAG
- a CDS encoding iron-siderophore ABC transporter substrate-binding protein gives MMKKAPLASLAALGVLALALSGCGTTDVAAQDTAAPESATSAECSADDTATSTDPVTLTDDFGRTVELDKPAERVAVLEWQQIEDALTLCVTPVAVADAEGYSTWDTAEVLPEGVTDVGTRQEPNLEALFATNPDLVIVEASGADDEIIAQLEAYDVPVLATIGADAADPIAKMLATFDLIAQATGREERADVVKDEFDAYLADAKGELADADLATTDFIFFDGWVDGGNVAIRPFGQGSLIGEIGEELGLTNAWTGEVDPAYGLGQTDIEGMVAVGEANLLHTGTVDDTEDDFVSALDSNSVWESLPAVEEERVYSFPAGIWTFGGPRSAQQIIDAYVSALSK, from the coding sequence ATGATGAAGAAGGCTCCCCTCGCCTCCCTCGCGGCGCTCGGCGTCCTCGCGCTCGCGCTGTCCGGCTGCGGAACGACCGATGTGGCCGCACAGGACACCGCGGCTCCGGAATCGGCCACCAGCGCGGAATGCTCGGCCGATGACACCGCGACGTCGACCGACCCGGTCACGCTGACCGACGACTTCGGCCGCACCGTCGAACTCGACAAGCCCGCCGAGCGGGTCGCCGTCCTCGAGTGGCAGCAGATCGAGGACGCGCTCACGCTGTGCGTCACGCCGGTCGCCGTGGCGGATGCCGAGGGCTACTCGACCTGGGACACCGCTGAGGTGCTCCCCGAGGGCGTCACCGACGTCGGAACGCGTCAGGAGCCGAACCTCGAGGCGCTGTTCGCGACCAACCCCGACCTGGTGATCGTCGAGGCATCCGGTGCGGATGACGAGATCATCGCGCAGCTCGAGGCGTACGACGTGCCCGTGCTCGCCACGATCGGCGCCGACGCCGCAGACCCGATCGCCAAGATGCTCGCGACCTTCGATCTGATCGCCCAGGCGACCGGCCGCGAGGAGCGCGCCGACGTCGTCAAGGACGAGTTCGACGCCTACCTCGCCGACGCCAAGGGCGAGCTCGCAGATGCCGACCTGGCGACCACCGACTTCATCTTCTTCGACGGCTGGGTCGATGGCGGCAACGTCGCGATCCGCCCGTTCGGCCAGGGCTCGCTCATCGGCGAGATCGGCGAAGAGCTCGGGCTCACGAACGCCTGGACCGGTGAGGTCGACCCGGCCTACGGCCTCGGCCAGACCGACATCGAAGGCATGGTCGCCGTCGGCGAGGCCAACCTGCTGCACACCGGCACGGTGGACGACACCGAGGACGACTTCGTCTCTGCGCTGGACAGCAACAGCGTCTGGGAGTCCCTCCCCGCCGTCGAGGAGGAGCGGGTCTACAGCTTCCCGGCCGGCATCTGGACCTTCGGCGGACCCCGCTCCGCACAGCAGATCATCGACGCGTACGTGTCGGCTCTGAGCAAGTGA